A part of Anaerotignum faecicola genomic DNA contains:
- the rimO gene encoding 30S ribosomal protein S12 methylthiotransferase RimO produces MSRKIAFTSLGCDKNRVDSEVMLGILQKNGYTAVADEAEADIIVVNTCCFIKDALEESIETILEMSQYKNPDVGNCKGLIVAGCLGQRYEKEFFDELPEVDAIIGTTAYESIAEVADEILGGKEQVKQLESIDLAMQDGNGKLRVLSTAPYFAYLKISEGCDNRCTYCVIPQMRGRHRSRELESLVEEATLLAQQGVKELVIVAQDTSIYGRDLYGKPMLDELLRRLNAIEGLEWIRLLYAYPETLTEETIEAMASCEKVCHYIDMPIQHGNDAVLKRMGRKSSQALIREKVARLRAAMPDIAIRTTLIVGFPGETEEEFADLQSFVQEMKFDRLGVFSYSQEEGTVAAEMENQIPEETKEERRDIIMDIQKSIAAALCEKEVGKVMEVLIEGKLPEENIFCGRTRRDAPEIDGLVFVSSEEELYSGDFVTVRIREAGDYDLMGDVVYGYEFGE; encoded by the coding sequence ATGAGCAGAAAAATCGCATTCACCTCTTTGGGGTGCGATAAGAATAGAGTTGACAGTGAGGTTATGCTGGGGATTTTGCAGAAAAACGGCTACACAGCGGTAGCGGATGAGGCAGAGGCGGATATCATCGTGGTGAATACCTGCTGCTTTATCAAGGATGCTTTGGAAGAAAGCATTGAAACCATTCTGGAGATGTCCCAATATAAGAACCCTGATGTGGGGAACTGCAAGGGATTGATTGTGGCAGGCTGCTTAGGGCAGAGATATGAAAAGGAATTTTTTGATGAATTGCCGGAGGTGGATGCCATTATCGGTACAACGGCGTACGAATCCATCGCGGAAGTTGCGGATGAAATTCTGGGCGGCAAGGAGCAGGTGAAGCAGCTGGAAAGCATTGACCTTGCTATGCAGGATGGAAACGGCAAGCTGCGTGTGCTTTCGACCGCACCATATTTTGCGTATCTGAAAATTTCTGAGGGCTGCGACAACCGTTGCACCTATTGTGTGATTCCGCAAATGCGTGGCAGACACCGTAGCAGAGAGCTGGAAAGCCTTGTGGAGGAAGCAACCCTTTTGGCACAGCAGGGCGTGAAGGAATTGGTAATTGTTGCACAGGATACCTCGATCTACGGCAGAGATTTATACGGCAAGCCGATGCTGGATGAGCTTCTGCGGCGGCTGAATGCTATTGAGGGGCTGGAGTGGATTCGCCTGCTGTATGCGTATCCCGAAACGCTGACAGAGGAAACCATTGAGGCAATGGCAAGCTGTGAAAAGGTTTGTCATTATATTGATATGCCGATTCAGCATGGGAATGATGCCGTACTGAAGCGCATGGGCAGAAAGAGCAGTCAGGCACTCATTCGGGAGAAGGTGGCAAGGCTGAGAGCGGCTATGCCCGATATTGCCATCCGCACCACGCTGATTGTCGGGTTCCCCGGGGAGACAGAGGAAGAATTTGCGGATTTGCAGAGCTTCGTGCAGGAAATGAAATTCGACCGTCTGGGTGTGTTCTCCTATTCGCAGGAGGAAGGCACGGTTGCGGCGGAAATGGAAAACCAGATTCCGGAGGAAACGAAGGAAGAACGCAGGGATATCATCATGGATATACAGAAATCCATTGCGGCTGCGCTTTGTGAAAAAGAGGTCGGCAAGGTGATGGAGGTGCTGATTGAGGGCAAGCTGCCTGAAGAAAATATTTTCTGTGGCAGAACAAGAAGGGATGCCCCCGAAATTGACGGCTTGGTATTTGTTTCCTCGGAGGAGGAGCTGTATTCCGGTGATTTTGTAACGGTAAGGATTCGAGAAGCAGGCGATTATGATTTGATGGGAGATGTGGTTTATGGATATGAATTTGGCGAATAA